CGGCATCGATTCAAGCATCTACAGCGGTTATGCGTTCGGCATGGGTGTAGAACGTATCACCAACTTGAAATATCGTGTAAGCGACTTGCGTATGTTCTCAGAGAATGATACTCAGTTCTTGCGCGAATTCGAAGCCGCCGACTAAATTAGAACTCAGCATCGAATTTATAGCCGAGGGTAAGTTGCACAACATTATTGCGCATCTTACCCTCGCCTTTGAATAGGTCGGTAATTCCGAAATTGTAACGGGCATCGAATACGATATTATTGTATTCATAAGAAAGGCCAACGGGTACAGAGAACATAAACTTGCTGAGTTTAGTATCAGGCAGATCCATAAGATTGAAAAGCTCATCCACATCTATCTTCGCTCCGTCAATGCGCACCGATGCCTTGGTACGGAAAGCAGGCTGAACACCGGCTTTTATAGCAAATCCGGGCAACACTTCGGGGGCTACATAGCAATTGAGCATGATAGGAATGTTGGCATAGTCTATATCAAAAATCTCTTCCACACCTTCACTGTTATCCTTTGCGCCCTGGTCAGAATAAAGGATTGCGCCCGACAGACTGAGCATATCGGTCATCTGGAACTCTACCTCCATACCAAAAGTATAGCCGAACTTAGTGCGATTGTAGTCGGTGAGACTGGAGAAGTTCACACCTACGCGGGGCTGAACAGTTACTGAACCTTCCTCACGCTGAGCATACATAACTACTGACACAAACAGAGCAACAACTGCCAAAAATATCTTTTTCATATTGTTTTGATTTATCTATAGTGGTGCAAAGATAATAAAAACAGGCGAAAGTATTCCTTTTTTCTTTGATTTTTCATACAAAAACGAAACGAGCATCCCAATTTCTGCTGCCCGGGAAAAATACAACAATTGAGGATTGCTTGACGATCTGTTGCTACTTAACAGTAATTCTGCCAAATAAAATTATAGCTAAAATTCAAAAAATTATAGCTATAATCCAGAGAATTATAGCTATAATTTATCTTGGTCTTCGTTGACTTGAGTTTTAAGAAAACAAGAAATGAATCCTAATAAAACTCATAGTGAAAGACAACCCATACAATATTTATATATTAATAA
The sequence above is a segment of the Prevotella sp. E9-3 genome. Coding sequences within it:
- a CDS encoding porin family protein, translating into MKKIFLAVVALFVSVVMYAQREEGSVTVQPRVGVNFSSLTDYNRTKFGYTFGMEVEFQMTDMLSLSGAILYSDQGAKDNSEGVEEIFDIDYANIPIMLNCYVAPEVLPGFAIKAGVQPAFRTKASVRIDGAKIDVDELFNLMDLPDTKLSKFMFSVPVGLSYEYNNIVFDARYNFGITDLFKGEGKMRNNVVQLTLGYKFDAEF